One window from the genome of Amphiprion ocellaris isolate individual 3 ecotype Okinawa chromosome 23, ASM2253959v1, whole genome shotgun sequence encodes:
- the agfg2 gene encoding arf-GAP domain and FG repeat-containing protein 2 isoform X1 has product MSNRKHRDNQEICARKVRELAQSGVNKHCFECNQPGVTYTDITVGSFVCTSCSGMLRGLNPPHRVKSISMTTFSQQEVEFLQNHGNEVGRRTWLCVFDPKADGCSDMKDSQKFKEFLQDKYEKKKWHFSKSKNRRDVEGPWSPGVQAVPPSHGPLANQGPSHNLPPNARSTRPLSQSQLPSWDRAPAISPADMRTDVFTARPSRSQSFRDPPLKDPTLCGIERQRPGSLSSALGAQSHGPSFPALPRPSASSSFKNHFTLGRTVSASGATGPFRAFPKSLSVDFGGLNHPQPQPLPQSLSQPQQQQLPANVGQTTPPVSSSSSQDRYAAVSHLDSVFSDTSSAPAPPGGPPQYSTIFGSRLSSSSTPASSPGVDTVSSSQTFANFPNPFSSSSSSASQQPVALSPSNPFSNASGGDSSAFVTSPTSVFPPSTSFPLPAAQNAFPHESATNQEANGFASFPASDSQSKIPRPMSVNPFTGNVYPSRGTSKNPFI; this is encoded by the exons ATGTCGAACCGAAAGCACCGGGACAACCAAGAGATCTGCGCCCGCAAGGTCCGGGAGCTGGCCCAGTCTGGAGTAAACAAACACTGCTTCGAGTGCAACCAACCCGGGGTGACTTACACCGACATCACGGTGGGCAGCTTCGTGTGCACGTCGTGCTCCGGAATGCT GAGAGGCCTCAACCCTCCCCACAGAGTCAAGTCTATCTCCATGACAACTTTCTCCCAACAGGAAGTGGAATTCCTGCAAAACCATGGCAACGAG gttgGGAGAAGGACCTGGTTATGTGTGTTTGACCCGAAGGCCGATGGCTGCTCTGACATGAAGGACTCTCAGAAGTTCAAAGAGTTCCTTCAGGATAAATATGAGAAGAAAAAATG GCATTTTTCCAAAAGTAAGAACCGGCGGGATGTAGAGGGTCCTTGGAGTCCCGGGGTCCAGGCTGTACCCCCTTCCCATGGTCCCTTAGCAAACCAGGGCCCTTCCCATAATTTACCACCTAATGCCAGATCCACAAGGCCACTG TCTCAGTCCCAGCTGCCTTCGTGGGATCGAGCTCCTGCCATCTCGCCTGCCGACATGCGGACGGACGTGTTCACCGCTCGGCCATCGCGCTCCCAAAGCTTCAGAGACCCCCCTCTGAAAG ATCCAACCCTGTGTGGGATTGAGAGACAGCGGCCAGGCTCCCTGTCGTCAGCACTGGGAGCTCAGAGCCACGGCCCCTCATTCCCTGCCCTTCCACGGCCCTCAG CCAGTAGCTCTTTCAAAAACCACTTCACTTTAG GACGGACGGTGTCGGCCTCGGGGGCCACAGGGCCTTTCAGGGCCTTTCCTAAGTCGCTCAGCGTGGACTTCGGAGGTCTGAACCATCCCCAGCCTCAGCCTCTGCCACAGTCTCTGTCccagccacagcagcagcagctgcctgCAAATGTTGGTCAGACAACACCGCCGGTCAGCAGCTCCAGCTCCCAGGACAGGTACGCTGCTGTGTCACACCTGGACAGCGTCTTCTCTGACACATCATCAGCCCCAG ctccacctggtggcccTCCGCAGTACAGCACCATCTTCGGCAGCAGGCTCTCATCCAGCTCCACTCCTGCCag TTCCCCCGGTGTCGATACTGTCTCCAGCTCCCAAACCTTTGCAA ATTTCCCCAACCCATTCAGTTCCAGCTCCAGCTCGGCTTCCCAGCAGCCTGTTGCCCTCTCCCCCAGTAACCCCTTCAGCAACGCATCAGGAG GTGACTCCAGTGCGTTCGTCACTTCGCCCACCTCAGTTTTTCCTCCGTCCACCTCCTTCCCATTGCCTGCCGCTCAGAATGCATTTCCTCATGAGTCAGCCACTAATCAGGAAGCCAACG GTTTCGCCTCTTTCCCTGCGTCCGACTCTCAGTCCAAAATCCCTCGACCCATGTCAGTGAACCCGTTTACG
- the agfg2 gene encoding arf-GAP domain and FG repeat-containing protein 2 isoform X2 yields MSNRKHRDNQEICARKVRELAQSGVNKHCFECNQPGVTYTDITVGSFVCTSCSGMLRGLNPPHRVKSISMTTFSQQEVEFLQNHGNEVGRRTWLCVFDPKADGCSDMKDSQKFKEFLQDKYEKKKWHFSKSKNRRDVEGPWSPGVQAVPPSHGPLANQGPSHNLPPNARSTRPLSQSQLPSWDRAPAISPADMRTDVFTARPSRSQSFRDPPLKDPTLCGIERQRPGSLSSALGAQSHGPSFPALPRPSGRTVSASGATGPFRAFPKSLSVDFGGLNHPQPQPLPQSLSQPQQQQLPANVGQTTPPVSSSSSQDRYAAVSHLDSVFSDTSSAPAPPGGPPQYSTIFGSRLSSSSTPASSPGVDTVSSSQTFANFPNPFSSSSSSASQQPVALSPSNPFSNASGGDSSAFVTSPTSVFPPSTSFPLPAAQNAFPHESATNQEANGFASFPASDSQSKIPRPMSVNPFTGNVYPSRGTSKNPFI; encoded by the exons ATGTCGAACCGAAAGCACCGGGACAACCAAGAGATCTGCGCCCGCAAGGTCCGGGAGCTGGCCCAGTCTGGAGTAAACAAACACTGCTTCGAGTGCAACCAACCCGGGGTGACTTACACCGACATCACGGTGGGCAGCTTCGTGTGCACGTCGTGCTCCGGAATGCT GAGAGGCCTCAACCCTCCCCACAGAGTCAAGTCTATCTCCATGACAACTTTCTCCCAACAGGAAGTGGAATTCCTGCAAAACCATGGCAACGAG gttgGGAGAAGGACCTGGTTATGTGTGTTTGACCCGAAGGCCGATGGCTGCTCTGACATGAAGGACTCTCAGAAGTTCAAAGAGTTCCTTCAGGATAAATATGAGAAGAAAAAATG GCATTTTTCCAAAAGTAAGAACCGGCGGGATGTAGAGGGTCCTTGGAGTCCCGGGGTCCAGGCTGTACCCCCTTCCCATGGTCCCTTAGCAAACCAGGGCCCTTCCCATAATTTACCACCTAATGCCAGATCCACAAGGCCACTG TCTCAGTCCCAGCTGCCTTCGTGGGATCGAGCTCCTGCCATCTCGCCTGCCGACATGCGGACGGACGTGTTCACCGCTCGGCCATCGCGCTCCCAAAGCTTCAGAGACCCCCCTCTGAAAG ATCCAACCCTGTGTGGGATTGAGAGACAGCGGCCAGGCTCCCTGTCGTCAGCACTGGGAGCTCAGAGCCACGGCCCCTCATTCCCTGCCCTTCCACGGCCCTCAG GACGGACGGTGTCGGCCTCGGGGGCCACAGGGCCTTTCAGGGCCTTTCCTAAGTCGCTCAGCGTGGACTTCGGAGGTCTGAACCATCCCCAGCCTCAGCCTCTGCCACAGTCTCTGTCccagccacagcagcagcagctgcctgCAAATGTTGGTCAGACAACACCGCCGGTCAGCAGCTCCAGCTCCCAGGACAGGTACGCTGCTGTGTCACACCTGGACAGCGTCTTCTCTGACACATCATCAGCCCCAG ctccacctggtggcccTCCGCAGTACAGCACCATCTTCGGCAGCAGGCTCTCATCCAGCTCCACTCCTGCCag TTCCCCCGGTGTCGATACTGTCTCCAGCTCCCAAACCTTTGCAA ATTTCCCCAACCCATTCAGTTCCAGCTCCAGCTCGGCTTCCCAGCAGCCTGTTGCCCTCTCCCCCAGTAACCCCTTCAGCAACGCATCAGGAG GTGACTCCAGTGCGTTCGTCACTTCGCCCACCTCAGTTTTTCCTCCGTCCACCTCCTTCCCATTGCCTGCCGCTCAGAATGCATTTCCTCATGAGTCAGCCACTAATCAGGAAGCCAACG GTTTCGCCTCTTTCCCTGCGTCCGACTCTCAGTCCAAAATCCCTCGACCCATGTCAGTGAACCCGTTTACG